Genomic DNA from Rana temporaria chromosome 1, aRanTem1.1, whole genome shotgun sequence:
TTGATGGGAACAAAGATCTATGAAAAAGGAACTTACATATTTCAATAGCACTAATACTGCAACCATTTtaggtttgtttattttgttttcctcagtAATAGTATTTGGCCAAAATGCAGCTAAGTAAATGTAATATCAAACGTCCACAAACCAACATTTTTCATTGTAAGACTATTTCCTGCTAATGTCTGCTGTACTGACTGGATTGTAGTTACATGGAGGGCCACTAAAGCCACAATAAATATTATTAGGCATTTGGAAGCCATGAGTGCCATTTTGTCCAACGTACCATGAGAGAATATTCCACACGGATTATGCTGCAGTCGATGATGGAAGGGGAGACGGGAGGGATTTTAAGCTGCTTGCCATTCCAGGTCTCCGTTTTTCCAGAAGATAGGGACTCTCCTCGTAAATTGGCAACAAGTTGTTTCACCTCTTTCATTTTCCCTTTGGCATAGAAAGTCTGTGTCTGATATATGGCTGCCTTAGGTACAACCATCCGGGAAGAACAATTCTCAATCTCTGCGAAGATTTGAATTGATTCACCTTCAAGAAGATAAAAATGAGCTTTAGAGGGTTTGCAGTACCAGcctgagagaatttttttttatctaaaaccAATACATAATTGACTATAACTCATCATATGCCAATCTAACTTCCTAAAGCCAAACCAATGCccagcaaaaataaaatacacatttctACATAAAGTAAATATATTTACCTGGTGTATAGCCCTTCCTTTCAATTTTGGCACTTAAGGATATTGGACCTGAGGTACAAAACCAACAACACAACGTTTTCTCTTTTGTGCCTGCTTGTGGTGActgcaaaagaaagaaaaaaatatatacattattatAAATCCTAAATGTATAAAGCAGAGCCAACAAATAAATTAAGCTATCCTGTCTAGTGCTTGCGGCCTACAAAGCCATTTTGTTAGTTGAACCAATGTAGAATGCAGTCTGCTGTGTTTTTAAGAAACTGCAATCTCTGACACATGCCAGCTAAATGCCCATGAAGCCTGACTAAGTTTTATAAGATACTTGTGAATTtataaagctgcatttcaatggtcTTGGAAAAGTTTAGAAAGCAGCTACCGCCATAGCCTAAAGATCATGAAAATTCATAACATACTCAAGATGCTCTGTGCTGGAGGTTGCCAATGTATAAATTATTCATCCAGCTCATACAAATGGTCAAGTGATTAATAACTGGCCAGCCAAACTTACAGCAGATGCCATGTTTGCTATGGTTATGAAAGCAGTATGCAGATTAGTTATAATAGCAAATATTGTTATAATTGCTGCTGAAATTAGTGCAAATTGTACAGTCAGAAAATATAGATTTCTAGCTGAAGTAAACGTCTAATGACAAATAATCTAACGTCCACTGGCGTTTATCACGCATAAAAAAATCtccttttataaaaaagaaacaaatatatatatatattatgtcttACCAATAATGAAGGAGTGTTGATATCTATATGCTCAAACACGGTGAATTCCTTCTTTAATTTTACTGGTAGCAGCCAGGCTCTGTGCAATTCTGCTTTCACCCAATACCGTACACTACCGTGTCTCCCTTCAAATGAGGTAGCAAGTGGTCTGTACAAAAGAGGAAGGCAAAATTAGTGACGGTGCTTCAGTCAGGGAACATTAAAATCCAGCTTGGTGCTGGTTCATGCAAAGCATGTTTAGTAGACAAAGCCACATAGGCAGGTGTTTTTAGGTAAAGGGTCTTAATTGTGTACATTAGAATGTACATTGTCATTGAACTGACAAAAGCAGGACTTCTGAAAAGATATAGGACAAAGGCAGGTGTAGACCTGTGTCATAAAACTAATATGTGGTGGCATTATCCCTCATAGTACGTGTAGGGCAGGTCAATATACTACTGCTAGGGAGTGGTGTAGTCCAACAAAAGACCGTTAGAAGATACTTACGTCTGTGGAAGCTCGAAACTAAATGCATATTCATGGCGTCCTGAAGTAATAGTGGTCAGTCCTTCTTCTGAGTTATCATCatctgaaagaaaaagaaaataccttTAATATTTCCATTTACCTCAAACGTGTTTGTTCAGTTCGACAACATTTACTGCAAATTTACCAAAGGCTGCAAGCCATTTTTATATTCAATAAAGCATTTGCGACACATTATGGCTGCATTAGAAAGTCCTGTGCCAGATTCATGGAAGCTGTGACTTTGTTACACATGCAAACTACCAAGATTGGTTGCAAACACTTTTAGTGTGGCACTATGGATGCAACAAATTCATTAACAAATACCTGCCATGTCATTGAAGAAATGTGGGAGCTACATGTCGGTGATACAAGGTGGAGGTAAATAGGTCTCTTCCATGATGAATAAATTGTGTCTCAGAAATGTTTTGTCTGAGGTAAATCTGCAATTGTTCTTAATTAAGAAATACTGCCATTTCGGTGATACAAGGTGGAGGTACATAGATCCTCTTCCAGGTTGAATATTATGTGTAGCATGTGTAGGCATTGTGTCGCAGACCAAATTTTTGTCTAAGGTAAATGTGCAATTATTTTCTATACACCTTACTGCGAC
This window encodes:
- the ARRDC3 gene encoding arrestin domain-containing protein 3 isoform X2 → MGEESYIWYTRGLGEGTAWHFLSWGHQVIYSFYNDDNSEEGLTTITSGRHEYAFSFELPQTPLATSFEGRHGSVRYWVKAELHRAWLLPVKLKKEFTVFEHIDINTPSLLSPQAGTKEKTLCCWFCTSGPISLSAKIERKGYTPGESIQIFAEIENCSSRMVVPKAAIYQTQTFYAKGKMKEVKQLVANLRGESLSSGKTETWNGKQLKIPPVSPSIIDCSIIRVEYSLMVYVDIPGAMDLFLNLPLVIGTIPLHPFGSRTSSVSSQYSMNNWLGFVLPERPEAPPSYAEIVTEEQRQNLLSSNICDNFELALQGPLFAYIQEFRYLPPPLYSEVDPNPDQPIEDHPSCPSR